A segment of the Lycium ferocissimum isolate CSIRO_LF1 chromosome 10, AGI_CSIRO_Lferr_CH_V1, whole genome shotgun sequence genome:
CCAAATCGGGGAAACTATAAGTCAGGGCATGATCCAGCACAATCGGGTATCTAGCAAGCAAACTAGTCATAAAGAAATAACAtttatggcgacaagcccacataacaactgACGGAACCAACCTAAATGAAATTctcctccacaccatgcccgaaggcgtATCATGTTCTCCCCGTCAATAACGACTATCTACATATGTTCCCTGGTCGGAGtctaattgttatatcccgtatttttgtacgttggaatattttaagttagttgcgacaagttaaggacaaggctatttttcgatttggtgtaatgcataagttgtttatgaattttattggatggaaatattccATGAAAATTTGAGGGctaagttgaaataaaaatttcatgaaaggcCAAAGTGAGCGTGTGTtaaagtggggcccacacattgagatttttttttgggacatgcggcaatttatatgaatcacatatgtgaagttaaacataactcaagaaggacccttgagccaaatcaaagtggaagtcctcgagcaaatatttttaagtaacgttttcggatCTCGACTTTGAGGGGCataaacggtattataagtttggaatttggaaaaataccaaagatataagttagtagataattgaaatatctttccaaccataggtcatgggttcacggagacatcgggataaggagatatgggaCGTTTCAAGGCGAAAGGTCGAGGTGAACGGTgggattcggcccaacccgattccaagtcgggtcaggcccaatacccatgccatttaagtgaaattttcattttctccttcattttcagaccaaaacatccagattttcagagatggagagagagagagggtagagagagaaaatttGACCAAATCTGgcccccgaatcgcgaagctcatgaagagaaaagtgttgtacgttacgttgccttcaatttgggctaaaaatcagccaagaagaagaggtgaCGTCtttggctgcatacttaaggtaagactaaggtccctttttcattgttaacaagtttaattagagttttaatggattagaacggagaaaataagcgttataaactagtttgttattttgttgagatttatggatatatacgggctgtttttggtagactatgatgaacaaaattttattagtatttttggttgttgttgtatggattctaagatgaaaatgatgagttgATGATTCAGAGTTTGAGGTGGAAAACGTATATGAAAttttgttttagaagctaatgtgaatttaatgtagttttctgaatttatgaaaatgatattgTTAAGGTGtgtattgttgatgtagtttatgaatttggaaggaagaaaatgtattgttgttgttcttgtaaATTTggggtttcgggtggagtagagtattaattggattgtttgaatattgtgcggattgttgaaatgttcttgaatcgtgtttgaatggttttggattggtatttgaatatgcggtcgttgatgttagtttaaaaagatgaagttgaattgaatatgcatgaatgttgtcgaattatgtgaaaaggaattattaatgttagaacgTGTTTGGaattacttatggatattgttattgtgattgttggtatggttgttgttgatattggccgagttgaattctcggggtgttgaattatagggaagtgctgcccaaattttgtaaataaagtgcgagtttAAAATGGGATTAAGAgatgcctatgactaatgtttagtGTCTAatacgtgttgtagattttgaaaagccaagacttgagtttggattagcttaggaagcaaccaaggtatgtaaggcttacctttccttcttttgggcatgtcttagatatgagtaaggtatgatatgttatgagccttgggggtaatttctaaaaaaatccgaacatgttgtatgattcatattcgctttgtgatgttggcatccttaatatggtcaagctatgatccgtatgtccttgatatgattggatttgaaatgctacatactcggtttgttccgaaaggatcttatgtcttttgtatggctaaatttcaaaagttgcataaaagttggttttgttaaaaaaagagttttgttctcaAACGATTCAAAACTATAACGATAACTTTTCACAAAAtagaaccggatggccttgatatgctaaaaaatgattccatgatgtatgatgactatgttttccataggcgggccggccTCGGAGTCGAcaccgttcgtgggtcccgcgactctcatatgtacttcgacgactttttgaaaagaacttaatatgactaccttttcgactcgagtatgattatatatttgtttgttgagtctgaaatgttgATTCGTGTACTTATGAttcgatacgtgactatgatttacgaagttcggtttgatatgttctggtggtattcggaagaaaatgcGGAAATTTGACTATTTATttgtggcttataaacgatggttcgttttgattaaccaattaagtctttgaaaatattttaaatcagtatttggttactcacgattatTCGTGcgttgttgttacatttttgagttcctggccgcggtatgtagAGCATGGATATTACGTTGGTTCTGGCGctagtatgtgtatatgtgatattatttgGGTTacgccgcggtatgtgtatatgtgtatgtgtgtgtatgtgtgatattgacattgggatacttgaccgcggtatgtgtgatattgacctgGATACTTGGCctcggtatgtgtgtatatgtggtatgtgatatgtgataatatgatgatatgatcttgtTTGCGAGGTCCCTCACTAGAGAAGTAGCGGACcgaatatgtgtatatgtgattttgacggtACGGATTATGatcattcggttaatgtcagctcagaTGATAAGTTaggatgttatgatgtgttacggtaggcatttggcattctgattattatatttgtcgtCGGTACCTCTgttgtacgatttgtgtttcagatgcaagtaccttggtattctggttattatgctcacgttctgtactcCCTTACTTGGTTATGACCTCAAGTTTCAGATCTATGCTttcatactcaagacatatgtCGTACCGGCACAACCTTTCAGGGGTGCGTTTCGTACCACGCGAGTATTCGGATGAGTGAGGATATTAGCGACGGATATTCCTTTGGATTGGCAAGCTCCGTTTCCTCTCGGAGTGTTCTTGCGAGTCGgcatttatgttatggtatttgggttatgttagagactttgcggagacggtGTATGTAATATGTACGTTGTAAGCGGCCAggcgagccgatatgttattatgcattttgttacagcttcgttatgactacgaattttatttgatttgaaaaagacgaaaggcatgtttgttttctgaaaaattttcattatgtgcttatgtcatgatttgcgggcccagtatggttatgtgTGTTACGAGAGTCGTGTCTGGGTTCGACccagataagggtcgggtgcccatcatgccccacctaaattagggtgtgacactaataatggtaaactgtaacctaccttaAAGCCGAACATGAGCCACGAACCATCCATCCTGGGCTTCTTCCCTTTTTGGAATGCATCCGAATGGGCGAAGTCTAGTAAAATAAGTATTCGATATTTTCAAACGAAACAACAATCACCCAAACTACCATAATCCTAGAAGGACTCAAAAATGACCTTGAGAAAATGAGCACGGgcccaaaagggaaaaatctGAACTTTTACTTAAAATTAGTCTACTAGAAGTTCAACCAATCAACAACCTAAGTTCATGCATTTCTAACCCCTAATGAGCTTTCAATTCGTCTAATTACTAAAATCCCTAAAGCTCAAGGAAGACCCAAAAGTTAAACCATTAGAAAAATCCAGTTTGCGAAGTTGAGATTTGAGTTGGAAATAACTTGCCCAAGCAGCAATCTATGAAATCCTTTCAAACTAACCCATGATTTTAGTTTAAGAACAACATTCCACCCACCTAGGGTTTTACAAGCCAAAGGGTTTTCCCCCAAACCAAAAATCTAACTTGAAATTAACTAATGGAAGGAATAAAGATTAAAAGGAAATAACCAAATGGGGTTTAGATCTTACCCTCTCCAAGAACCGATGGAACCCTCTGAAATCCTCTCCAAAATCTGCTCGAGGAAGTTTTGTGTGTGAAAATGAGGTCCAATCCCGAATTGGGAGAATAAATGTCTAGTCTGCTCAGCGACTTCCGCTGACGCAGGATTTTCCTCTGAGAGGCGACGCCGCATCTGCAAAAAATATTCCGCAGATGCGAGCTTACTTATCCAATCAGATTTCCATAGAAGTGGAAGAAGAGACGCAGAAGCGGGCTTGCAGATGCAGCCCAAACGTGAGCAGATGCAAACCGCCTGAAGGTGAATTACAATTTCCCACCAACTCCCAAAAGTCGCCTATAGGTCAAACCTTACCCGCATAATTAACTTAAAGGACTCAAAAATCCTCGGGACCACGTCACTTATCCTCGTAACCAAAATACACGtaagtgttatagcccgtattttatacgtttggaaatttcgaagtcgacgtggaaagttaagggcgagaccatcttcaaaaattattttaatgtacgagttgtcgtgaatattatttatgactattattagtatggaaatattgtgagaggctaagggcaaaaagagaaattcgcaaaataggccgtgaaaataatgcaaggctaggggcaaaatggtaatattgaggaaagtcgagggggcaaaacgggaatttcaccaaaGGGTTCATGAGAGTTCTAAAAGGGGCCATATTAGCCGTAcgtggacaaaaaaaaaaagaagaatggaaaagatgacaaataagtcatcttttaatttaaaaaaattcaagaaaaaggatgaataatctagagaaattgagagaggggcatgtgctcACATGtcgaatttatatatatatatatatatatatatatatatgtatatggggaagatggggagcGGGCGGAGCGCTATAGACACACGGTACATGTAGCCGTATCtatcatgatatcatcccggacgcgggatgcatacatatacatctatttatggttaaatggatcgacGCCGGCAATACAGCATGTTacatgatatattttctatatacatgaaaaagaaatgtttatcAAAGACAACTTAGGCCCCACGCGTATacagttactcctttatcctatgatacggtctatgtttccaaCGGTTATTACTCATGCACGGGTTACGCTTTACACacgatatgttccatatgtacggaTACGCCTTCGATGATATATCTCATACGTACGGAACACTCtcttttacatgatatgctctgttcttactatgttgttctttgttcatgccttacatactcggtctaATGCTATGCATCGACCCTCTTTCTCCGAACCGCGTGGTCGTTGTTTcagcaaagttggcaagctccatttgctacgacgttacgatatgatgttcgattcgaagttagagactttgcggacggatCATGAGTTTAGTATGTCACCCCGAAAACACGCGTCTTGTTGtattatgttttaaaaaataaaatgagttttaaCTACTTACTTATTACTTGTCGACGTACAAATTTTTTGAAGGGTttgatatgtaataagagttagcgggttcgctcggctccaaacgtGGGGTTGTGCctatcacaccctagtaaagtcgatAGAAAGGTATTTTTCGAAGAAAAGGGAGAAAATTCTATAACGaccgaacgggtcgttacagtatCACGTTATATCAAggactaaatataaaaactgAAAACACTGCTCGATTCGGTCTGTGTATATAGTGCTTTTAGTTtgtgcacaccccttaagataTTCACTCGCTCCTGGAAAGTAAAAAGTATTTTGCACTAAAttacccttaattaaatagtacatatttaatatgattttttttaaattatgtaaaTATCTACTTATCAATATAAGAgcaaatttggaaaagaaattaaaacattGTTGATTAtgtgaaaaaatatttatttgggaCTAAATGTGAAAGCTTAAATCACCATAAAATATGGACCAAAGAGAGTATTTTTCTTAGAATATAATGGTGTTCTACCctctttaattttaaatgcttcaataaatataattaatggaTATGAAACTTTGTGTCAAGGCTAAGATAAGCGTAgccaatacgaggcataggaccATCTGTAGGAATTTTTCCCGTTGGAAAAGTCCAAACAGCGCCCCCTTTGTAGCTGTAAGCATTTCCTATTTTGCGAGCATTAAATTTCTCGAAAATTGAAAGGgttaaagggtaaaaaaaacACCTTAAGTATCATCTTTTTTTAGCGTTCTATCTAAACTATGTGTATGAGAGTTTTTTTtatctaaactatcaccaattagtttgcaaaacacacctcaactatcagtttttcacttttcctacctgaactatcaccaactaatttgcaaaacacaccttataaaagtgaacaaatgatagttgaggtgtgtttatAAACTAATtgatgatagtttaggtaggaaactaattgcaaaacacacctcataaaagtgaacaaatgatagttgaggtgtgttttacAAACTAATtgatgatagtttaggtaggaaactctCACACCTAacagttcaggtaggaaactaaaaaaaaaaagtgatacttgaggtgtgtttttgacgAAATCTCAAAATTAAACGCATCAcacaaacaaacaggtcatcGCAATTACTATCATATGAATTATACAGGCTGTGTGATTACTACCTTAGTAATTACACCAACTCCAATTACCAGATGGCTTTCCAAATAGACTCTAAAAGTTGTGCAGTCACTAACAATTTCTTGAAGCTTTCAGCCcaatattaataataagagCAAAATAGGTTTGAACTGGTagattatctcttgattttctaaattgGATAAGTAGAAGTGAACATCTATTAGTATACTGGACAAGTATAGaaggacagagggagtattagttCAGTAATGACTTTGCACTCTCCTTTAGAAATTATTTATTACTCTCGATGCATATTAATTGTTTCTTTAGCTCAAGAAAATTGTTCCAAAATAATTGTAACTTTAGAAATTCAAAACTAAAGTTGACAATTATTTTCAACCGTACCCTTAATGGCACAAtatttaagaagaagaaaatcttTATTAAATAGAGATAACTTAGTAAACTGTATcttgtattttttgttttttcttaatggccgtgaaaaaaaaaactaaaaggatagttaaaatgaaacaaacagTGTAAGAATTTCATTTACTAAATTAATCCTATTAATAGAAATCTAAAACTGTAATGCCGATAAATTTCAAATGGGGTGGGTACTTAATGTTAAAGgtaatatggaaaaaaaaaaatctttctcgatttactaaaataaaaagtaaaaataaaattatttgtagTATACTGGAatagtaaaagaaaacaaataagtaaatttTAAAGGCACTTGATGAGCTAGATTATAATTTTAGCTTTAGATGGTGTAAAAAATATTGGGTgaaagattatttttttccttccccAATCCCCCCTCCCCGCCCATGTAATAATTAATCAtattatacatgatatttattttttacctaGATGCTTTACTTgttatttagttattttataTCTTAATGGTAATTTCAGTTCATTTAAAGTTTAAATAGATCACTTGTCTTTTTACGAATTTGTTATAAAATTACTTGGTTGAAATATACTGGGTATGTCGTTGTCGTTTGTTGTTATAAAATGTACCAAATTTTAAGATTGTTATTTTAGTCATTCTTTTATTGTCTATTGTGTGTATGGattcatttaaaatttaaatatagaatcttttagaaatttattataaaatctacttctatatttttaataataactTTTGAATTACAtgcattaaatatatatttaaaaagttctcactctcatttattttcaattatataaatacaTTATTTTTCTACTAAAAAGTTTCATTCTGCTTATTCTTTCATCAACCAATGCTATTAGTTTATAAGcttgaatattattttattttcttacttatgaaataaaattcgGTTTGTTCTATAGATAAATCTATAGAAAAGATTTTGATGACCTATAGAGTAAAACagatatttaagaaaattaattgaGATATAAGGGGAACAGGTTTATTGCTTTGCATTGGAATGGGAGTTTGAAAAGTAAAGTtggagtgaaaaaaaaaaaatcacccggtaattttgcaaaatttttgtagTTCAAATTATTGTAATATGTTATTTACCATTTTCTAGGTTAACAATTAATGcatattataataaaaatattttgaatttgctTTTTAACTTTAATGATATAATTGCGTATATACTTTTTACACGATTGGTAAAGTATCCAAAAACTATCCCTCAATAGCATAGCCTTACGAAGATATATAGATCACAATTTAGGAGGCAACATAAATTATTGTGGGCTAAATTATTTATTAGTAAGACAAAAGGGggcaaaggaaataaaagaagatAGCCGATTAAAGAACTCAGCCTCTTGATGGGAGGAGAGGTTGATTCATTAAAAAGATTAATGTGCCGAAAGAGGCAAAGCTATTTTTCATTTCCTATACTACTTCCTCCTTTGGtaatgaagaaaaataagtaGAACAGCAATTTTCTGTTCCACTTGTCGATGAAGAAATGCTGTTTAATTCCTGCTCGATGTTTTTCgaataaacctttttttttaaaacaaataatagAGAGTTAATTTCACGTATGACCATTGAATTTTAACTACTTTGACAGTATTAAAGTCCAAAACTATTTTATGTCTCATCAATGTAAATGAATAAAGATGTGTTTGATGTTGCATCTATTACTGatacattttttttagaataaattAGTTGTTTAGTTATAGAAAGAGTTTAATAGTAGTTGATTTAGTAGAATACTAAGTATTTTAGTTTTAGTAAGAGTCTAAGACGCAAATTTTCATCTACATCTTCAACCTTGCTACTCGTATCTCTATTTAAAAAATCATAACAGTGGTACCAGAGCCTCCATATATTAATCTTAATGAATCTATGAGTTCATTGAAGAAGAGCAACTTTCAACCACTTTTAACTCGTACCTATTTTCAATCCATGCTTATTTTTAACGCATGAATCTCTTCTTAACCCTTGCTTATTTTTAACGTTTGGTTCCCAATAGCATTTTTAACCAATGCTTATTCTTTAAGCAAGGCTATTTTCAAccaatattaattattttaacatatttagatccataatttttttttcatacctgTTGTAACCCTGACAAAAAATCAATATGCCTTTGAATGCCCGACAAACCTTCACTGGTGAAGACTATCATATTTGGCGAGTGAAGATAAACTTAGAAAGCAATAATTTTCTTGCACAAGAATAATTTTCTTCagtttgaaaagaaaacttataaaattattttcaatcaaCGGAACAGAGAAATTGTTACTGAAAATACTTGAAGCATGTGATGGAAAACTGCAAGAAAATTGagttcaagaagaagaaagagtcaTGTtacaagagaggaaaaaaaattacaagcaCAAACTGCTAGAGCGTAAGTTGAGGAGGAGAAATTAGTTGTTTAGTTGTATAGGAGGAGTCTAATAGTTGATTTAATAGAATATCCAGTTACTTAATTTTAGTAAAAGTCTAATATTTTAATTGTAGAAGAAGTctactattttatttatgtggCTATCTATAAAAGACACAATATCCCATCCATATATTCGACCTTGCTACTCGTCTTCCTcgtaaaaaaaatcatcataacaAGATGTTATATGTATTTGCAATTAAAAGtgaatacaaaatttaaacttgatGAGTTAATTGTTAAAACCTTAGCACTAATTCATTGTACTTGTAATATTATAAGTAcataatttaatattaaaaatttaataattttttacatgtATATCTAGATTTCATGACGAAAGTATCAAGTTGAGTTGAACCATGAATATAGGCTTCATTCGCCTCTACCTACTGTTTTAGTGGCGAGCCCGATTCTAATCTCCATTTTTTCTAGTTTTTCGGCTTATTGCATTCTTCATCCGGTGACAAATATTAGTTGTATTGacaaattaaatttgttttaaaatactTGACGTCTTTTAAAGCAAGAAATATTATCACTGGGAAGTTAATTAAGTAAGATATAGAAGAAACGAATAAATGGTAATTTATACAAATCCTATTATTGATTTGAGGCCATTACATGTGTTTCCTGAGGACATGTGTTTATTGAGgcattcaaaaaatttaaaagaaggaTTGTATGGACGGGAGGTAGTATCAAATCTTTATCAAACTTGTCTAAGTTTTTAATAGAGTGGTGTTTCTCCGGTATAGCTTGAAATTAGTtcagaaaatggccaagtgaAGTTAAAAAGTCAAAAATTCTATGACAACTTGCTTGGAGGggaaaaaagaatgaagaaaaagaaaagtacttAGAAATTAGGGAAAAGCAATATGCATATCGATTTCTGGGATCTAATAGAATATTATATGTAACTGGTGAAGAAGGTACAGGCAAAGTCAAAAGTGTCAAACGAGTTAAACTTTATTTAATTACTTTAATTGAACTCTAGAATTGAAAAACAGAAGCTAGTATAAGGGGTCGTCTGGTACATGCCATAAGGTGGGATACCTCAGTACTAATTTTTGTATTACTTTTATACCATATTTGGTATAATATAAGATAAATTTATACATTctaccaaacaaagtataaaataaAGCACAATCTTAAAAATGAGATATCCCACCTTATTTCATTAACTTTGGGattattgaaattattttatctcatCTCCCAAACGGGATAAATTAATCTCGAGATTATAATCTTGAAATTATAATTCCGAGATAATTTAGTCCGCATACAAAGACCACTTATAGTTTAATTCCGTATTGCGGCTTTGTGGGATAGCTAGTTCAAATTCTTCATCCTTCACTCACAATCACATGCCACCTTTTTCATTAAAATTGTCACAATTTTTCTCCAACCTATCTCTTTCTACATATCTATAAAAGCCCCACCACCTTCTCTCATATAGTAATCCAAACATACATCTTTCTTCTCATCTCATCtcatctctctctttctctaaaatacctttttcctccatcTCTCTTTAATTTGATCCATCCATCAACACCTTTTTTTTCCATCAATCAATCAGTTTCTCCGTTTAGAGTAAAATCATTAATCTTGATGGATCGTCACCATGTTAAAGTCGGTTTGAGCCGTGTAGCTAATTGTAACAATAAGAACATTAATAGCAACCATCTTCAACAGCATGAAGAAGACATGGACCTCCGACGAGGTCCATGGACTGTCGAAGAAGACTTCACCCTCATGAATTACATAGCTCATCATGGTGAAGGTCGCTGGAATTCACTTGCCCGTTGTGCtggtaattaatttaaatcattatACTTATGTGTTTTTGTTAAGTACCTATTTTTTGTATAGTAAATTGTTGAGTTAGTTAGATATTAATTTTCTTCTCAAGAAATGGGGTTTTCTTGGTATAATTTCTAACCATGGGTGGATAAGTTGGAAGTTTCGTGCTAGATaaggatgtgtgtgtgtggtttaTAATTCCTTTCCGTACTAGGTAATCTTTTAAAAGCAGAGAAGCACTCATCAAAATGTAATAAAGATAAAGCAAAGGAGGTATAATTGGgtgcaaaaatatttttaaaaagagaaggGAAAGAAAAGGCAATTGATACGTAGTTCCATCAAGCTCTTGTGTTCTGAACTTTACGAATAATTAATCTcagaaatataatatatttctatggCATGGTATTTGTAACAGGTCTAAAGCGAACTGGGAAAAGTTGTAGATTGAGATGGCTGAATTATCTCCGCCCCGATGTTCGACGTGGAAATATCACTCTTGAAGAACAGCTTTTGATTCTTGAACTACATTCTCGTTGGGGCAATCGGTATGTTTCATTTAAACATGATCGACTTTACAGTTATCAATTCTTGTTTCGGTATTACTCAATTCTGAtcaattatatatgttatataagtgtagGTGGTCAAAAATCGCTCAGCATTTGCCAGGAAGAACAGATAACGAGATCAAGAATTATTGGAGAACGCGAGTGCAAAAACATGCGAAACAGCTGAAATGTGACGTGAACAGCAAGCAATTTAAGGATACCATGCGTTATCTATGGATGCCGAGGCTAGTGGAGAGAATTCAAGCAGCAGCCGGTGCCACCGCCTCCGACCAAGTGCTTCATCATCAAACAATTAATCCAAACATGGTGCCAATTGATCACAGCAATAACACTGCTGCAGTTACTAATTCAAGTACGGCAGCTTCATCAGAAAACTCATTTGGGACGCAAGTTTCACCTGTTTCTGACCTCACTGATAGTTGCTACAATTACCCCCAAGTTAGCAGTAACGTCGTTAATCAGCAAGGTTGTTTTCAAGTAAATCATCATCAAAATAGTAGTCAACTGTGTCACGTTGGAGAATCTTTAACAAGCCCCACGGGCTACTTTCACCATGCTACTGCTTTAGAATTCCAAGCTGCAGCTATGGATCATCAGCAAAACACGAATTCTCAATGGATGGACGGTGCAAATTTCTATGACAATTTGTGGAATATTGAGGACATGTGGTTCTTACAGCAGCAActcaacaacagcaacaacaatgTTGTCTGAGGATAATTAAGACCAAGTTGCATTCTAAATAAACACCATATCATGACgtgtaaaaaaaaagttaaagaggTGGGGGATTCATATAGAAGAATTGGGATGCATCAAATTTCATCCTTATGTAGGACACACACATGTAGCTTCTGGGGAGAGAGACATGCAGGATTAGTTGTGGATTTTACAGTTTAATTAAAGTTACTTTAATTTTCTTCTCaatttttaggttttttttttccattgagGGGGTGGGGTTAAAAGGATTGATTTGTAacatctttattttgttttgattatttataACATCTAGTTATTTGAGTTATATTCTTTGCATTATAACAAGCTTCTATATTCTTTCgattttattcttctttctaGAGCGCGGTAGAaaccaatatatataaataaaatataagaaaagtAATAACATAAAA
Coding sequences within it:
- the LOC132034477 gene encoding transcription factor MYB78-like; this translates as MDRHHVKVGLSRVANCNNKNINSNHLQQHEEDMDLRRGPWTVEEDFTLMNYIAHHGEGRWNSLARCAGLKRTGKSCRLRWLNYLRPDVRRGNITLEEQLLILELHSRWGNRWSKIAQHLPGRTDNEIKNYWRTRVQKHAKQLKCDVNSKQFKDTMRYLWMPRLVERIQAAAGATASDQVLHHQTINPNMVPIDHSNNTAAVTNSSTAASSENSFGTQVSPVSDLTDSCYNYPQVSSNVVNQQGCFQVNHHQNSSQLCHVGESLTSPTGYFHHATALEFQAAAMDHQQNTNSQWMDGANFYDNLWNIEDMWFLQQQLNNSNNNVV